AGCTTTTGGTCTTTCCCGTTTTTAAATCAATAAAGCGAGTAAAAAGAGAAACTTTATTATCGGAATTCAAATGGTTCCAAACTGTTTCGGTAAACGTATCCAGACCGCCTGGCAGCGTCACCAGAGTCGGCTCTCCCTCAAAGCTTGGAAGCGGATTTCCATTTCCGACATAGGTATGAATATACCGTCCCTCTCCCGCTTTTGGGTTTTCATAATCGTAAAAATAGCGCAGCGTTGTGCTTTCGTCATTGCGGTCACTCTTTAAAATAGACAGACAAAAATCCCCGTTCGGCAGCACAATACCACTGACACGCGGGGTAAAATTCGGACCATCCGGTTCAAAAGTACGGGTACGCAATGCATCGACAAATCCTTTTCCGTCTTTCAAAAAATCATAAACTGTATCCGTCTGATCGCCGTTTGTAACGATCGTTTTTCCTTTTAATACGCGAACCGGCGAATAAATAATCAATGACGGATCCACTAATTTTGCAGGATCAAATGCCTTTGTACGAATTCCGTCTCCCTTCCATTCAAAGACACGGTTCCGGCTGTTTTCACTGCGGCCCATAATAAAATAAGCAATCACCGCATAACGATTATTTTCGCTGCGGCCCAAAATAATCCCTCGGCCGGGATAAGAGGAAGAACTCAATTCTTCTGATAAATCACAAAGCTTCATTTGTTATCCTCCCTGATAATGGCTTTCCCGTCAATTACCTGAATCTTTCCGGCACAAAAAAGTGCCACTGCTTCCGGTAAAAGTTTCCATTCCGCCTGCTCCATCACTCGCCGCTGAAGCGTCTCGGGAGTGTCGTTTGGTTCGACCTCTACCGCTTTTTGCAAAAGAATCGGGCCACCATCACAAATTTCATTGACTAAATGGACAGTTGCCCCTGTTACCTTGACACCACGCTTTAATGCTGCTTCGTGTACATGAAGCCCAAAATACCCTTCTCCGCAAAAAGAAGGAATCAAAGACGGATGAATGTTCATAATCCGATTTTTATATTCTTTGATTACCCGTTCACTGATAATCGTCATAAATCCTGCCAAAACAATCAGATCAATTTTATTTTCTTTTAAAAGAGAAATCAGTGCACAATCATACTCTTCCTGTTCAGAAAAAGTCTTTCTAATCAAAACTTTTGTAAGAATTCCTGCTTTTTCTGCACGGGACAATGCGTATGCATCCGGACGGCTCGCAATCACCAGTGCGATTTTACCGTTCGGGATTTCTCCGCGGCGTTCCGCATCAATCAGAGCCTGTAGATTTGTTCCGCCACGCGAGACAAGGACCGCTATTTTCAGCATAAGATTACGCCTTCCTCACCCTGCGTAACTTCTCCGATTGCTACAGCGTTCTGACCGGCTTCTTTTAAGGTTTCCAATGCTTTTGCAGCATCTTTCTCCGCTACCGCACAGACCATTCCGACGCCCATATTAAATGTATTATACATATCATGTTCCGGAATTTTCCCGGTCTTTTGAATCAGATCAAAAATTGGGAGTCTCGGTACTGCCTTCAAATTAATTTTTGCAGTCATGCCCGAGTTCATCATGCGCGGAATATTTTCGTAAAATCCGCCGCCGGTCACATGAGAAACCGCTTTTACTTCGACTGCCTGCATCAACTGACGCATCGGCTTTACATAGATTTTCGTCGGCGTCAAAAGTGCTTCTCCCAAAGTCATACCCAATTCTTCTACATACTTTCCGACATTTTCCTGATTCAGATCAAATACTTTGCGCACTAAAGAAAAACCATTGGAGTGAACTCCCGAGGAAGGAAGACCAATCAGCACATCTCCCGCCTGTAATTTACTGCCATCAATCATCTTTGTACGGTCTACAATTCCTACAGAGAAGCCTGCCAAATCATATTCATCTTCCGGATAAAAGCCTGGCATTTCTGCAGTTTCCCCACCGACAATCGCACTTTCGCCCTGTACACAGCCTTCGGCAACCCCTTTTACAATCTGTGCAATCTTTTCCGGAACATTTTTCCCAGTAGCAATATAGTCGAGAAAGAACATCGGCTGAGCACCACAGCAGATCACGTCATTAACACACATGGCAACACAGTCAATTCCAATGGTGTCGTGCTTGTCCATCAAAAAGGCAATTTTCAGCTTTGTGCCCACTCCATCAGTCCCACTGACTAAGATTGGATCCTGCATCCCAGCAAAATTCGGGCGAAAAAGTCCGCCGAAGCCGCCGATTCCGGAAACGACGCCCGAAGTCTGTGTTCTTGCCACATGCTGTTTCATCAGATCAACTGCACGATAACCCGCGGTCACATCGACACCGGCTGCTTTATAGCTGTCACTGTAACTGTTTTTATTCATTTTCTGCTCCTAATCTGCCATCAAAGGGTGGCTGCTTTTTCCTGTATTGCTGCATCTTTCACGGAAACTTCTTGTGCCATTGTTTCCTTCATCTTTTCCAATTTCTTAGAAAGTGATTCGTCTGACAAGGCCAACATCTCCGCTGCCAAAATAGCAGCATTCTTTGCCCCATCGATCGCGACGGTCGCAACCGGAATTCCGCTTGGCATCTGTACCGTTGCAAGCAACGCTTCCATCCCGCCAAGATTTGCGGATTTGATTGGAATTCCAATCACCGGAATGGTTGTATTTGCTGCAAGGACGCCTGCAAGATGTGCTGCCATCCCGGCAGCGGCAATAATCACACCAAATCCGTTTTCTTTCGCATTAGAAGCAAAAGAAAATGCTTTCTGCGGTGTGCGATGTGCACTCATCACATGCACTTCGTATGGAATTTCCAGCTTTTTAAGCTCTACAATGGCTTTTGATACTGTTGGAAAATCACTGTCGCTTCCCATAATAACCGCTACTTTTTTCATTTGTCTACCACTCCTTATGATTAACTGAATCAAATGAATGAAACTGTCTTACCTTTTTTCGAAAGACATAAGCAAAAACGATAAAAGCGGGGAAAGAAAGCCGCAAAATATAACGTCTTTCCTCCTCCGCTTTTTTATCAGATAGTATTATTTTAGAGGATATCCTGTCTAATTGCAAGGTATTGCGACACAATTTTTGCGATTCCGAAAGAACTCCTAAAAAATTGTTCTTTCCTTTTCTTTTTTTCAAAAATTCCACCAAAAAACGGGCACGAAAAATCGCACCCGCCCATTTTTATTTCTCTGTTTTTGACCTTTGAGGCTTCTCTTCCGGAGAATCCGTAACCAATTCTTTAAAAGAAGCAGCTAAACCCGCCAGGGACTGTATCTCGCTTGGAATAATAATTTTGGTTGCTTTTCCATCAGCTGCCTTCTGAAATGCTTCTAAGCTCTTAACTGCAATCACAGATTTACTCGGATTCGCTTCGTTTAAGCGTTTAATACTCTCCGCTAGTGCAGTCTGCACAAGTGTAATTGCTTCCGCTTCGCCCTGCGCTTCACGAATCTTGGTTTCCTTTTGTGCATCTGCCTGAAGAATTGCGCTTTCCTTTTCGCCTTCGGCAATTAAAATTTTACTGGTCTTCTGCCCCTCTGCCTCCAAAATCCGTGCACGGCGTTCACGTTCCGCCTTCATCTGTTTCTCCATGCTGTCCTGAATTTCTTTCGGCGGAAGAATGTTTTTCAGTTCTACGCGGTTCACCTTAATTCCCCACGCATCTGTTGCCTCATCCAAGATCGTACGAATCTTTGTATTGATCACATCGCGGCTGGTGAGAGTATGATCCAATTCCAAATCTCCAATAATATTTCGAAGGGTCGTTGCCGAAAGATTTTCAATTGCAGAAATCGGGTTTTCTACCCCATAACAATAAAGCTTTGGGTCAGTAATCTGAAAATAGATGACCGTATCAATCTGCATTGTCACATTATCTTTTGTAATAACCGGCTGCGGTGGAAAATCTACAACTTGTTCCTTTAAGGAGATTCTTTTCCGCACCTTATCCACAAACGGAATCTTAAAATGAAGTCCCTTTTCCCAAGTGTTATGATAAGCACCTAGGCGCTCCAACACATAAGCATATCCCTGCGAAACGACCTTGATATTCGAGATCACAATTGCAATTAAAAAGATCAGCAATAAAACCAAAAATATTTCCAAAACCGGGATTCTCATAAAACAGACACTTCCTTTCCCTCTTTACTCAGGTTTTGTTATTTCTTTTACCAACAGTTTAACTCCTTCAATCGTTTTCACCAAAACATCCGCACCCTCCGGAATAACTTCTCCATCATAAGACCGGGCGGTCCAAACGCTTCCCTGCACCTTCACAAGACCAGTTCCTGCAGTATTGTCTATCTGCTGCGTCACAATCCCTTTCATCCCAATATACCGATCCGCATTGGTATCCGTCTTTTTAAAATTCATGGCTTTATGGACAAAAGGTCTCGTTAAAAGCAGAGTCAGCACAGTTACGCCGATAAAAATGAGAATCTGCAGCCATGAAGGGACTCCACAAAAAGCGGATATAGCTGCCGCAACTCCTCCAATGGCAAACCAAATACTGACAAGCTGTGTCGTGCACCCCTCAATGATTGCCGCTACTACTGCAATCGCCAGCCATAAATATGGCAAATAGTAAGATAAAATCAGCACTGCTGAGCCCCCTTTTTGAATTGGAAAAGTTCTTCCAATTGTTAGATGCATTGTATCATAGAAACTTTTCTTAAACAAGGATTTTCCTCAAATAAAATCAGAGCAGTTCCAATAATTTTTTTTCGATTGCCTCTGCCGCTTTTGCATGACCTTCCGCATCCAAATGAATACCATCTACCGCCCCGGGCTGTACAAACAAATTCAAATCAAGAAATTCGCATTTTAACTGAACAGCAACTTTCTCTAACTCTGGTTCCAATTCTCGGGAAACTTCATTTGTATGCTCGTTAAAGTCCCAAGGAATTCCGGAGTCTTCCCGATACTGCATAGCAGGCGGACAGAGGATCAAAACTTTAGGAGCGTTTTCGTTTGGCCCACATTCAGAATGTTCAACGATTTCTGCAAGCACTTTAACCCCCTCTGCAATTTCTTTTGCAGAAAGACCTAATCTTGTTTTACAGTCATTGATTCCCAACATTAGTAAAACCCAATCGATCGGACAATGTTTTTGCAGACAAGGAAGCAACGCTTCTTTTCCGTTTCTGCAGCCACCCATCAAATCGTCCCATAAAGTTGTTCGTCCGTTTTCGCCTTCAGGAATCACCTGAACCTGCGGCATGGCATGCTGCAAACGGCCGGTCCATCGCACAGATTCCGGCTGACGAGTGCCAAAACGCGGATCAAATCCCCAAGTGTTGGAATCCCCAAAGCATAAAATTCGTTTCATTTTATTTCCTTTCCCAAATCCATAAAAATATACCGATCATGTTAGCATTAGTATACCATCAACTAGTTTACTTCGTCTAGAAAAAACAAAAAGGCTGACAGCAAAATTACTGTCAGCCTTTTTGTTTTGGGATTAAAGAGAGAGGAGAAATATGAAAGCAAAATTGGATCTCTTTTGAGATCGTCCAACTCGGATGTGCTGTTTCCGATTTGGATTGTCTATAGTATAGAGAAAGGTTGTGTACGATATTTAAAAGGACTATGAAGAAAAGATGA
This genomic window from Caproicibacterium sp. BJN0003 contains:
- a CDS encoding IMP cyclohydrolase; translated protein: MKLCDLSEELSSSSYPGRGIILGRSENNRYAVIAYFIMGRSENSRNRVFEWKGDGIRTKAFDPAKLVDPSLIIYSPVRVLKGKTIVTNGDQTDTVYDFLKDGKGFVDALRTRTFEPDGPNFTPRVSGIVLPNGDFCLSILKSDRNDESTTLRYFYDYENPKAGEGRYIHTYVGNGNPLPSFEGEPTLVTLPGGLDTFTETVWNHLNSDNKVSLFTRFIDLKTGKTKSCIYNKNGNTKLSKESMTNLETEESCHA
- the purN gene encoding phosphoribosylglycinamide formyltransferase, which codes for MLKIAVLVSRGGTNLQALIDAERRGEIPNGKIALVIASRPDAYALSRAEKAGILTKVLIRKTFSEQEEYDCALISLLKENKIDLIVLAGFMTIISERVIKEYKNRIMNIHPSLIPSFCGEGYFGLHVHEAALKRGVKVTGATVHLVNEICDGGPILLQKAVEVEPNDTPETLQRRVMEQAEWKLLPEAVALFCAGKIQVIDGKAIIREDNK
- the purM gene encoding phosphoribosylformylglycinamidine cyclo-ligase, which gives rise to MNKNSYSDSYKAAGVDVTAGYRAVDLMKQHVARTQTSGVVSGIGGFGGLFRPNFAGMQDPILVSGTDGVGTKLKIAFLMDKHDTIGIDCVAMCVNDVICCGAQPMFFLDYIATGKNVPEKIAQIVKGVAEGCVQGESAIVGGETAEMPGFYPEDEYDLAGFSVGIVDRTKMIDGSKLQAGDVLIGLPSSGVHSNGFSLVRKVFDLNQENVGKYVEELGMTLGEALLTPTKIYVKPMRQLMQAVEVKAVSHVTGGGFYENIPRMMNSGMTAKINLKAVPRLPIFDLIQKTGKIPEHDMYNTFNMGVGMVCAVAEKDAAKALETLKEAGQNAVAIGEVTQGEEGVILC
- the purE gene encoding 5-(carboxyamino)imidazole ribonucleotide mutase encodes the protein MKKVAVIMGSDSDFPTVSKAIVELKKLEIPYEVHVMSAHRTPQKAFSFASNAKENGFGVIIAAAGMAAHLAGVLAANTTIPVIGIPIKSANLGGMEALLATVQMPSGIPVATVAIDGAKNAAILAAEMLALSDESLSKKLEKMKETMAQEVSVKDAAIQEKAATL
- a CDS encoding SPFH domain-containing protein → MRIPVLEIFLVLLLIFLIAIVISNIKVVSQGYAYVLERLGAYHNTWEKGLHFKIPFVDKVRKRISLKEQVVDFPPQPVITKDNVTMQIDTVIYFQITDPKLYCYGVENPISAIENLSATTLRNIIGDLELDHTLTSRDVINTKIRTILDEATDAWGIKVNRVELKNILPPKEIQDSMEKQMKAERERRARILEAEGQKTSKILIAEGEKESAILQADAQKETKIREAQGEAEAITLVQTALAESIKRLNEANPSKSVIAVKSLEAFQKAADGKATKIIIPSEIQSLAGLAASFKELVTDSPEEKPQRSKTEK
- a CDS encoding NfeD family protein; protein product: MLILSYYLPYLWLAIAVVAAIIEGCTTQLVSIWFAIGGVAAAISAFCGVPSWLQILIFIGVTVLTLLLTRPFVHKAMNFKKTDTNADRYIGMKGIVTQQIDNTAGTGLVKVQGSVWTARSYDGEVIPEGADVLVKTIEGVKLLVKEITKPE
- a CDS encoding SGNH/GDSL hydrolase family protein, whose translation is MKRILCFGDSNTWGFDPRFGTRQPESVRWTGRLQHAMPQVQVIPEGENGRTTLWDDLMGGCRNGKEALLPCLQKHCPIDWVLLMLGINDCKTRLGLSAKEIAEGVKVLAEIVEHSECGPNENAPKVLILCPPAMQYREDSGIPWDFNEHTNEVSRELEPELEKVAVQLKCEFLDLNLFVQPGAVDGIHLDAEGHAKAAEAIEKKLLELL